Within the Novipirellula caenicola genome, the region GGCCGCGCAAAATGGGCCGCGGCAATAAACCAACATCGATGCCGATTTGGGTAGCTTTGGTGCCGCTTCGGCAAGCGAAGCAAAGGGGACGTTTCTCGCTTTGGGCAAATGCCCTTGTTCAAATTCGGTTGCCGGCCGCAGGTCCAACAGGGTGAAACGTCCGCGATCGAGCTTGGCGTTGAGTTCAAGTTCGGTCAGCGGGGATAAACCGTCGTCGGCATCAAATTCCTCTCGCATGACCTCGCGAATCTCGGGGACGACAACTTCGCCAAGATCGCGAAATCGCAGCCAAAGTTCCGCGACACGCGGATCTTTTAGCGAACAATAAACGCTGCGTCCTCGCTTTTCTGTCGCGATCAAGTGGCAGTTTCGCAGCACCTTCACGTTGGCGCTCGCGGCCGCCAGCGACTGATTGGTCAATTTTGCCAATTCATCG harbors:
- a CDS encoding metalloregulator ArsR/SmtB family transcription factor, whose translation is MLDKQNQAAIYRQLAEVGGALSNPHRLKMISLLAQGDKPIDELAKLTNQSLAAASANVKVLRNCHLIATEKRGRSVYCSLKDPRVAELWLRFRDLGEVVVPEIREVMREEFDADDGLSPLTELELNAKLDRGRFTLLDLRPATEFEQGHLPKARNVPFASLAEAAPKLPKSASMLVYCRGPFCAAAFAGNRWLREHQFKSQRLRFSVPEWKAAGLSIERDERNA